Proteins encoded in a region of the Streptomyces sp. NBC_00310 genome:
- a CDS encoding cytochrome b/b6 domain-containing protein — protein MNRRLETPPVQAEPRVRRFTPAERWIHRVMAALMGVCVATAACLYVPALAELVGRRALVVTVHEWTGLLLPLPVLAGLASRAFRADVGRLNRWGPHDRLWLRAARRRAPGPRPAAKFNAGQKLYASWLAGATLVMLATGLMMWFTHLTPLMWRTSATFVHDWLALTIGIVLAGHIGMALGDPESRRGLRTGLVSREWADREHPLWRP, from the coding sequence ATGAACCGACGACTTGAGACGCCCCCGGTCCAGGCCGAGCCCCGCGTCCGGCGCTTCACCCCCGCCGAACGCTGGATCCACCGGGTCATGGCGGCCCTGATGGGCGTCTGCGTGGCGACGGCGGCCTGCCTCTACGTCCCCGCGCTCGCCGAACTGGTCGGCCGCCGGGCCCTGGTGGTCACGGTCCACGAGTGGACGGGCCTGCTTCTGCCCCTCCCGGTCCTGGCGGGCCTCGCCTCCCGCGCGTTCCGCGCGGACGTCGGCCGGCTGAACCGCTGGGGCCCGCACGACCGCCTCTGGCTCCGCGCCGCCCGCCGCCGCGCACCCGGCCCGCGCCCCGCCGCCAAGTTCAACGCCGGCCAGAAGCTCTACGCCTCCTGGCTCGCCGGCGCCACCCTCGTCATGCTCGCCACGGGTCTGATGATGTGGTTCACCCACCTCACCCCCCTGATGTGGCGCACCAGCGCGACCTTCGTCCACGACTGGCTGGCCCTGACGATCGGCATCGTCCTGGCGGGCCACATCGGCATGGCCCTGGGTGACCCGGAGTCCCGCCGGGGCCTTCGCACGGGCCTGGTGAGCAGAGAGTGGGCGGACCGGGAACACCCGCTGTGGCGGCCGTAG
- a CDS encoding molybdopterin-dependent oxidoreductase, producing the protein MNPEHPEARQTPTEHPEDEDQEGHGGREPERGKPIGRRILLGTLGLGALGVVSAPVLQRGMEAFLGEAAQKDPTGLTGLLPNGGGFRYYSVTSSVPRRTAKNYRLTVDGLVDKPASYTLADLRALPQTRMVKDVQCVTGWRVPDTPFEGVRLSVLLDAAGVRSSAGAVRFTCFDGAYSESLTLEQARRADVLVALRMQDKDLSHNHGGPVRLYVAPMYFYKSAKWLSGIEVTEKVEPGYWEERGYDIDAWVGRSNGRDDEPTT; encoded by the coding sequence GTGAACCCTGAACATCCCGAAGCGCGGCAGACGCCGACGGAGCACCCCGAGGACGAGGACCAGGAAGGCCACGGCGGCCGGGAACCCGAGCGGGGCAAACCCATCGGCCGCCGCATCCTCCTGGGCACCCTCGGACTCGGAGCCCTCGGCGTCGTCTCCGCGCCGGTCCTCCAGCGCGGCATGGAGGCGTTCCTCGGCGAGGCCGCCCAGAAGGACCCCACCGGCCTGACCGGCCTGCTCCCCAACGGCGGCGGCTTCCGCTACTACTCGGTGACGTCGTCCGTCCCCCGCAGGACCGCGAAGAACTACCGCCTCACCGTCGACGGCCTGGTCGACAAGCCCGCCTCGTACACCCTCGCCGACCTGCGGGCCCTCCCGCAGACCCGGATGGTGAAGGACGTCCAGTGCGTCACGGGCTGGCGCGTCCCGGACACCCCGTTCGAGGGCGTACGGCTCTCCGTGCTGCTGGACGCGGCCGGGGTGCGCTCCTCGGCGGGCGCGGTCCGCTTCACCTGCTTCGACGGGGCGTACAGCGAGAGCCTCACCCTGGAGCAGGCCCGCCGCGCCGACGTCCTGGTGGCCCTCCGTATGCAGGACAAGGACCTCAGCCACAACCACGGCGGCCCGGTGCGCCTGTACGTCGCCCCCATGTACTTCTACAAGTCGGCCAAGTGGCTCTCCGGCATCGAGGTGACGGAGAAGGTCGAGCCCGGCTACTGGGAGGAGCGGGGCTACGACATCGACGCGTGGGTCGGCCGATCGAACGGGCGGGACGATGAACCGACGACTTGA
- a CDS encoding FAD-binding dehydrogenase: MSYDADVIVIGAGLAGLAATAELVDAGRKVILLDQEPEQSIGGQAHWSFGGLFFVDSPEQRRLRIKDSHALALQDWMGTAAFDREEDHWPRKWAEAYVDFAAGEKRSWLHQQGVRFFPVVGWAERGGYDANGHGNSVPRFHITWGTGPGLVEPFERRVREGVARGLVQLKFRHRVTGLSRSAGAVDTVTGEILEASTIERGQASSRDVTGAFELKAQAVIITSGGIGGNHDLVRANWPERLGNPPEKMISGVPAHVDGRMLGIAEEAGANLINRDRMWHYTEGIQNWNPIWENHGIRVLPGPSSLWLDARGKRLPVPLFPGFDTLGTLEHIMKTGYDYTWFVLDQKIIGKEFALSGSEQNPDLTGKSVKDVFIRARADVPGPVKAFMDHGVDFVVEKDLGSLVRGMNALTKEPLIDEAELRREIVSRDREVANPFTKDLQVMAVRGARNYLGDKLIRTATPHRILDPKAGPLIAVRLNILTRKTLGGLETDLSSRVLTEGGDPLEGVYAAGEAAGFGGGGVHGYRSLEGTFLGGCLFSGRTAGRAAAKAVR, from the coding sequence ATGTCGTACGACGCAGATGTGATCGTGATCGGGGCGGGCCTCGCCGGGCTCGCGGCGACCGCGGAGCTCGTCGACGCGGGCCGCAAAGTGATCCTCCTCGACCAGGAACCGGAGCAGTCGATCGGCGGCCAGGCGCACTGGTCCTTCGGCGGGCTCTTCTTCGTCGACTCGCCCGAGCAGCGCCGCCTGCGGATCAAGGACAGCCACGCCCTCGCCCTCCAGGACTGGATGGGCACGGCCGCCTTCGACCGCGAGGAGGACCACTGGCCGCGCAAGTGGGCCGAGGCGTACGTCGACTTCGCGGCCGGTGAGAAGCGCTCCTGGCTCCACCAGCAGGGCGTCCGGTTCTTCCCGGTGGTCGGCTGGGCCGAGCGCGGCGGCTACGACGCCAACGGGCACGGCAACTCCGTCCCCCGCTTCCACATCACCTGGGGCACCGGCCCCGGCCTCGTCGAGCCCTTCGAGCGGCGGGTGCGGGAGGGCGTTGCCCGGGGGCTGGTCCAGCTGAAGTTCCGGCACCGGGTGACCGGCCTGTCGCGCAGCGCGGGCGCCGTCGACACCGTCACCGGCGAGATCCTGGAGGCGTCGACCATCGAGCGCGGCCAGGCCAGCAGCCGCGACGTCACCGGCGCCTTCGAACTGAAGGCCCAGGCCGTGATCATCACCTCCGGCGGCATCGGCGGCAACCACGACCTCGTCCGCGCCAACTGGCCCGAGCGCCTCGGCAACCCCCCGGAGAAGATGATCTCCGGCGTGCCCGCGCACGTCGACGGCAGGATGCTCGGCATCGCCGAGGAGGCGGGCGCGAACCTCATCAACCGCGACCGCATGTGGCACTACACCGAGGGCATCCAGAACTGGAACCCCATCTGGGAGAACCACGGCATCCGCGTCCTCCCCGGCCCGTCCTCGCTCTGGCTGGACGCGCGCGGCAAGCGGCTCCCGGTCCCGCTGTTCCCCGGCTTCGACACCCTCGGCACGCTCGAACACATCATGAAGACCGGCTACGACTACACGTGGTTCGTCCTCGACCAGAAGATCATCGGCAAGGAGTTCGCCCTCTCCGGCTCCGAGCAGAACCCCGACCTGACCGGCAAGTCCGTCAAGGACGTCTTCATCCGGGCCCGCGCGGACGTCCCCGGCCCGGTCAAGGCCTTCATGGACCACGGCGTCGACTTCGTCGTCGAGAAGGACCTCGGCTCCCTGGTCCGCGGCATGAACGCGCTCACCAAGGAGCCGCTGATCGACGAGGCCGAGCTGCGCCGCGAGATCGTCTCCCGGGACCGTGAGGTCGCCAACCCCTTCACCAAGGACCTCCAGGTCATGGCGGTCCGGGGGGCCCGCAACTACCTCGGCGACAAGCTCATCCGCACCGCCACCCCGCACCGCATCCTCGACCCCAAGGCGGGCCCGCTGATCGCCGTCCGCCTGAACATCCTCACCCGCAAGACCCTCGGCGGCCTGGAGACCGACCTCTCCTCCCGGGTCCTCACCGAGGGCGGCGACCCGCTGGAGGGCGTGTACGCGGCGGGCGAGGCCGCCGGCTTCGGCGGCGGCGGAGTCCACGGCTACCGCTCCCTGGAGGGCACGTTCCTCGGCGGCTGCCTGTTCTCCGGCCGCACGGCGGGCCGGGCGGCGGCCAAGGCCGTGCGCTGA
- a CDS encoding DMT family transporter, protein MSVLVLLLSVGAACCLGFGFVLQQQAAAHAPLGDFLSPRLLLDLIRVPRWLGGIGLMVCGMALGAIALSQGEVTLVEPLLATNLLFALALSRRRNRQPLGRQGWAGLVLLAGGVTAFIVAGRPEGGAAVGGPFRQWLIIGVMLGLALLLTAYAKRSRLSAAPVLLAVAAGLLYGVQDALTRVSGQRFAETGWGGLFTSWEPYGVVLLGATGLLLVQSAFETASLRMSLPALTAAQPLAGIACGVGFLGDRLRMDAGALAWEGVGLAGIVVGVVLLGMHPAMPCGSAGGTRESSGVRVGAS, encoded by the coding sequence GTGTCGGTTCTCGTTCTTCTTCTCTCCGTGGGCGCCGCCTGCTGTCTGGGCTTCGGCTTCGTACTCCAGCAGCAGGCCGCGGCGCACGCCCCGCTGGGCGACTTCCTCTCACCCCGGCTGCTGCTCGACCTGATCCGGGTGCCGCGCTGGCTCGGCGGGATCGGGCTGATGGTGTGCGGCATGGCCCTGGGCGCGATCGCGCTCAGCCAGGGCGAGGTCACCCTCGTGGAACCGCTCCTCGCCACGAACCTCCTCTTCGCGCTCGCCCTCTCCCGCCGGCGGAACCGTCAGCCGCTGGGCCGCCAGGGCTGGGCGGGGCTGGTGCTGCTCGCGGGCGGCGTCACCGCGTTCATCGTCGCCGGGCGGCCGGAGGGCGGGGCGGCGGTCGGCGGCCCCTTCCGGCAGTGGCTGATCATCGGCGTCATGCTGGGGCTCGCGCTCCTGCTCACGGCGTACGCGAAGCGGTCCCGGCTCAGCGCCGCGCCGGTGCTCCTGGCGGTCGCGGCCGGGCTCCTCTACGGCGTCCAGGACGCGCTCACCCGGGTCAGCGGGCAGCGCTTCGCGGAGACCGGGTGGGGCGGGCTGTTCACCTCGTGGGAGCCGTACGGAGTCGTACTCCTCGGCGCGACCGGGCTGCTGCTCGTCCAGAGCGCCTTCGAGACGGCCTCGCTGCGGATGTCCCTGCCCGCGCTCACCGCCGCGCAGCCACTGGCGGGGATCGCGTGCGGCGTGGGGTTCCTCGGGGACCGGCTGCGGATGGACGCGGGGGCGCTCGCGTGGGAGGGGGTGGGGCTGGCGGGGATCGTCGTCGGGGTGGTGCTGCTCGGGATGCATCCGGCGATGCCGTGCGGCTCCGCCGGGGGGACGCGGGAGAGCTCGGGGGTGCGGGTGGGCGCCTCGTAG